A region of the Mus pahari chromosome 15, PAHARI_EIJ_v1.1, whole genome shotgun sequence genome:
TAAAAGACTGGTATAGCCACCCTTTTTCCGGGAGAAAAGACGCTCCATTCTTGTTTAGTCTGATGAGCAATGGTGAATACCGGAGGGTGGAATTGAGAGAATCAGTGGTCATCTCATCATTTGGAGGCAATTTAAGCGAATTGGAAATACCAAGCTCCTGAAATGCTGTGTTTAGGCGGTGCAGTCCCAGAGGATCAGCTTCTAGTGCTTTCACTTCTGCTCATCACAGTTTGGGAGGTGGGGAGCGGACAGCTCCACTACTCCGTCTCTGAGGAGGCCAAACACGGCACCTTCGTCGGCCGAATCGCACAAGATCTTGAGCTGCAGCTGCCGGAGATGGTTCCTGGTTTTTTTCAATTGGATTCAAAGGGTTTTGGGGACCTTCTGGAGGTAAATCTGCAGAATGGCATTTTGTTTGTGAATTCTCGAATCGACCGGGAGGAGCTATGCGGGCGGAGCGCGGAGTGTAGCATCCATCTGGAGGTGATCGTGGACAGGCCGCTGCAGGTTTTCCACGTGGAGGTAGAGGTGAGGGACATTAATGACAACCCTCCCATGTTTCCAGCGACACAAAAGGCTCTGTTTATTCCGGAGTCCAGTCGACTTGACTCGCGGTTTCCACTAGAGGGCGCGTCAGATGCAGATGTCGGTTCCAATGCTTTGCTGGCTTACAGACTGAGCACCAATGAACATTTCTCTCTGGATGTACCGCCCAACCACGAGCAGGTGAAACCTCTTGGGCTCGTTTTGCGGAAACCTTTAGACAGAGAAGAAGCCGCAGAGATGCGCTTATTGCTCACGGCCACCGACGGAGGCAAACCGGAGCTGACCGGCACCGTTCAATTACTCATCACCGTGCTGGATGTCAATGACAATGCTCCAGTTTTTGACAGATCTCTCTATACTGTGAAATTACCAGAAAACGTTCCAAATGGAACATTGGTAATCAAAGTCAATGCCTCAGATTTGGACGAAGGCGTGAATGGGGACGTTATGTACTCATTTTCTAGTGATCTTTCTTCAGATATAAAATCCAAGTTTCACATGGACGCTGTGAGTGGAGAGATTACAGTTATAGGAATTATTGATTTCGAGGAGAGTAAAGCCTACAAGATTCCATTAGAGGCACGTGATAAGGGCCTCCCACCACTGATTGGTCACTGTACAGTTCTCGTGGAAGTTGTAGATGCTAATGACAATGCGCCACACCTCAATGTCAAAACACTCTGGCTCCCTGTTAAAGAAGATGCACAGCTGGGGAAAATTATTGCCCTGATCAGTGTGACTGATCTAGACTCAGGTGTCAATGGGCAGGTGACCTGCTCCTTGACTAATCATGTCCCCTTCAAGCTGGTGTCCACATTCAAGAACTACTATTCTCTCGTGCTGGACAGTGCTCTGGACCGAGAGACCATCTCTTACTACGACGTGATTGTGACTGCCCGGGATGGGGGCTTTCCCTCGCTGCGGGCCACGGCCAGCGTGTCCGTGGAGGTGGCTGACATCAACGACAATGCTCCTGCATTTGCGCAGTCCGAATACACGGTGTTTGTGAAGGAGAACAATCCGCCTGGTGCGCACATCTTCACAGTATCGGCGGTGGATGTGGATGCACAGGAGAATGCATTGGTGTCTTACTCGCTGGTGGAGCAGAGGGTGGGCGAGCGCTTGCTGTCGagctatgtgtctgtgcatgcggAGAGCGGCAAGGTGTTCGCGCTGCAGCCTCTGGACCATGAGGAGCTGGAGCTGCTGCAGTTCCAGGTGACCGCGAGGGATTCTGGTGTGCCTACCCTGGGCAGCAATGTGACTCTGCAGGTGTTTGTGCTGGATGAGAACGACAATGTGCCGATGTTGCTTGGATCTGGGACGGGTGGTTCAGATGGAGTGTTCAATCAGTTGTTGCCTAGGTCTGTGGATCCTGGTTATGTGGTGGCAAAGGTGCGCGCTGTAGATGCAGATTCTGGTTACAATGCTTGGCTGTCTTATGAGCTGCTCTCATGGTCAGGCAGCATGCGCAGCCCATTTCGTGTAGGATTATACACTGGTGAGATCAGCACCACAAGGTCTTTGGACGAAACAGATGGGACTAGACAACGTTTGCTGGTGCTGGTAAAGGACCATGGTGAGCCTCAGCTGACTGCTACAGTCACCGTGCTGGTATCTCTAGTGGAAAGTGGCCAGGCTCCAAAGACCTCGTCCCGCTCCTCTGTGGGTGTTAGTGTGACAGAGCCATCTTTAGTGGATGTCAATGTGTACCTGATCATCTCCATTTGTGCAGTATCCAGCCTGTTGGTGCTCACGCTGCTGCTGTACACAGCGCTGCGCTGCTCAGCGACACCCACTGGGGGCGCTTGTGGGCCTGGGAAGCCCATGCTGGTGTGCTCCAGCGCGGTGGGGACCTGGTCTTATTCacagcagagaagacagagggtGTGCTCTGGAGAGGGCCCACCGAAGACCGACCTCATGGCCTTCAGCCCTGGTCTACCTCCATGTCCTGGATCTGCAGAACCGTCTGTTTCTTTGGACTCCTCTGCGAAGGTGAGTTGTTGAACTGCGTTTATTTATATTGCTATTtctggaagattaaaaaaaatccttggtaTATTTAAGTACTGTAGAAATGCCTAGAATTAtaccactattttaaaaattgcagatATTTAAATTTGGACTATATTTCTATTTCCATACTTCAATGAGAACAAATCACTACATATTTTGAAGTGTCAGTTAACTGttgaagtatttttatttaaacactaTAATGTATATAATCAAATTGCTAATGATGGATGAGCTTCCATAACACTTGAAAGCTATTCCTtgtgaaaaccaaaaccaaaaccaaacaacaaccatCACCCCAAGCCACAATAAAATccaaagcaaccaaccaaaacaaacaaaaaacaaccaaccaaacaaaattcaGTAactgcaaaatgaaacaaacaaacaaaaaaacctctacaATGGCTTGGTAGTATTCAGTGAACATGATTACAAAATTTCATATTCAGCTGTCCACTGAATGGAGACACATAATAACCAGGggatcattaaaaaaaaccaaagaaacaacaaacaaaacatctctACTTAGAAACCTAATtctaggctgggcatggtggttcacatctttaatccaagcgcagaggcagaggcagaggcagaggcagaggcagaggcagaggcagaggcagaggcagaggcagaggcagaggcagaggcagaggcagaggcagaNNNNNNNNNNNNNNNNNNNNNNNNNNNNNNNNNNNNNNNNNNNNNNNNNNNNNNNNNNNNNNNNNNNNNNNNNNNNNNNNNNNNNNNNNNNNNNNNNNNNNNNNNNNNNNNNNNNNNNNNNNNNNNNNNNNNNNNNNNNNNNNNNNNNNNNNNNNNNNNNNNNNNNNNNNNNNNNNNNNNNNNNNNNNNNNNNNNNNNNNNNNNNNNNNNNNNNNNNNNNNNNNNNNNNNNNNNNNNNNNNNNNNNNNNNNNNNNNNNNNNNNNNNNNNNNNNNNNNNNNNNNNNNNNNNNNNNNNNNNNNNNNNNNNNNNNNNNNNNNNNNNNNNNNNNNNNNNNNNNNNNNNNNNNNNNNNNNNNNNNNNNNNNNNNNNNNNNNNNNNgcagaggcagaggcagaggcagaggcagaggcagaggcagaggcagaggcagaggcagaggaggcagaggcaggtgcatatttgtaattttaaggccagcctggtctacatagagagtaaCAGGACGATTGTCTCGAgaagtaaaaagcaaaacaaaacagcaacaacaacaaaaacaagcaaaaaacaaacccaaaagccaCAAACACAATTCTATCAAAAAGATTCTCATTTCAATATATGTAACAGACATTCCAAAAAATTTCATAAGGTAAATTATAAGAAGATGTCTATTGACAATGATTTCTATAATGTTTATGATTCTGGGCTATTCCTCTTGTGATATTACTGAAaatgctctcttctagcaggtaatgcttcctttttctttctttttgttttgtgttttttcaagacagggtttctttgtgtagcccgggctgtcctggaactagctctgttaAACAcacggccttgaactcacagatcttcctccctctgcctcccaagtgctcctcAGGgaactttctttcttcagaaagtaaattttttattaactttttatattAGTTATTAAAATTTTGGGATGTAAAGATTTAATTCTTCAAATTCACTTGTAATTCATAGTCtgaaaactacaaaaataaactTCCATACAATATGTGAGAATTGacttttctttcattattctaCAGCATGAGCTTTTTCAATATTTGTTCTTACTTGCTATACTTTACGTTTGGAGACTGTAATTTGTGACTTTCAAATAGTTGTTTCTGTAAATTGTCCATCTTGTTCGAGctatcttttgatttttctcattttcactgACAAACTAAAATTCAGGAAGAAATGGAATAACAGGGATGACAGGCACTTCATGTCTGGTTTCATAAGTCTACCTTGGTATGAGCAAGGTTGCTATAGAGGCACACACTGTCACCTATGAGGCAAATCGACAACGTGTGTTCTATCACTAGTTTGTCATTAATTCCAGTCTCACTTCCTTGGATTGCACTGCGCTCATGCTTCCTCATGTGGTCTAAAGATATCTCACGGGTATTTCACAAGATCTGAAATTCATATATGATAACAGCCTGTAAGCTGGGAGATGATATGGATTATTATGAATGGTTAAATTACCGATTATATCAATGTATACAAGAAGAAGAAGGGATGTATGTTATAGTACTGGGAACCAAGTCCTGAAACTACTAGTCCTCAGAGACTGAATTGTCTTGGATGCAAATGACACTGATAGCCTCCTTCAATCTATACCACACACTCAAATGCTTGAACCTGCAGAGCCAGAGGCGGGGAGATCTCTGTAAGAGGCTAACCTGGTCTGCAAAGCATTGGAGATCAGCCAAGGGTACATAGAGACATCCTGTCTcaccacccacccctgccccaacaaagcaaaacagaacaaaaaagcaaatacttGAACCCATCACCATCAGTACATGGAATGTGAAGAACCATTGCGAACAAACATTTGAAAGTATAAGCTTGAAATCAAGGTAAGTTGGTTTGATGGACATACATCTGGCAGCAGGAATTCAGAGACTATTCAACTTTTGAGAAAAATAGAAGCAATGGATTTCTTGTAGTAAACTCTGAAAGCAGTAGTCCAGAACTTGTTGATTTATATAAAATGAGTTTCACTAGTCAGTGTGTAatgtattaaaatgaaatttctttcCATGTAACCGATTTCCATTTTCTCAAATGCAAGAACCATCCTTTTCAGTCCATGTACTGGAGAGTGATGATTttccaaaggaaatattttttcttgaggAGCCAGACTTGGTCATAAGTGTTGTAAAAATGTGTCCAAACTTGCGTCTGAGAATAATTCGCACTTGTGACGTGCTCAGTTCCCCACAGAAGCATCCCGGGGTTAGTTTGCTATCATTCACACCAGTGTTGTCTCACTATTGAGACGTTTTCATGAGGGTGCAAAGTGGGACATGGAGAGTTTGCATGGATGAGAAGCCAAAATTGTGTGGTTACAAGGGacatatagaagaatgtaaatGCAAAAATAATGATGCCGAAGTTGGGGATCTCTTCATTCTACTGTCGACTTTGGAGTCACAAAAATCTGGCAAGCAACTGAATTGGTGTCTTGAAACTGCTGTCTAAATGAAATTTACTTAAccttaaaacaaagccaaaaataaTTGAATTGAGTATTATAATTTGAAAGGGCCTCCTGCTATGCAGTAACAAAAACCAGCCCTCTCATTATTCCTTGACTCTTAAGGGCATGTCAAAATTTCCCTAATAATTATCATGTGATCAAGAAAGGAATCACCTCTTGTGGTTTTAAGTTTGAAGAAAAATTTGCATATTAAGTATTCACACATGCTAAAGAAATGTAATATAAGACATTGGGATGATAATCCACAGAAGCAAACCAAAGAtgtgaattaaagaaaaagtgCACTCATCCAATTATACTTACACATTTAGCCACTGGATGTCGCTGCCGTCCACGAAATATATAACTTTTAAGAACAAAGATATACCTCGCTGTTTCTCAGGGGATAGGAAGTAGCTACGTTCGGAGATCTCGGCGTTTCGGTTAAAAAATGAGATTAGGAAATCGACCAGAAGATATTAGAACTTGTGGGCATCTCAGATGGCATATTCATGGACTTTTAAGACAAGAGAATGCTTCAGTGGTGATCCCCAGGTATCTGAGCCATGGAGTTTGGCGCCTGCTACTTTGGCTTCTGCTCCTTGCAACATGGGATGCAGGGAGCGGCCAGCTCCACTACTCCGTCCCAGAAGAGGCCAAACACGGCACCTTCGTGGGCCGCATCGCGCAGGACCTGGGGTTGGAGCTGACGGAGCTGGTGCCCCGCCTGTTCAGGGTGGCGTCCAAGGACCGCGGAGACCTTCTGGAGGTAAACCTGCAGAATGGCATTTTGTTTGTGAATTCTCGGATCGACCGGGAGGAGCTGTGCGGGCGGAGCGCGGAGTGTAGCATCCACTTGGAGGTGATCGTGGACAGGCCGCTGCAAGTTTTCCAcgtggaggtggaggtgagggaCATTAACGACAACCCTCCGATATTCTCCGTAGCGGAACAAAAGATCTTGGTAGCTGAATCTAGACTGCTTGATTCTCGATTTCCACTAGAAGGCGCCTCTGATGCAGATGTTGGAGAGAACTCGATGCTTACTTACAAACTCAGTTCAAATGAGTTTTTTATCCTTGATATTGTAAACAAGAGAGGCAAGGGCAAATTTCCAGTGCTTGTTCTTCGAAAATTGATAGATCGAGAAGAAAATCCTCAGCTAAAGTTGCTACTGACAGCAACCGATGGAGGCAAACCTGAGTTTACAGGATCGGTTTCTCTGCTGATACAGGTGTTGGATGTTAATGACAATGCTCCTGTGTTTGACAGATCTGTTTACGAAGTTAAGATGTATGAGAATCAAGAGAATCAAACCTTAGTAATATGGCTGAATGCTACTGACTCAGATGAAGGAATGAACAAAGAAGTGGAGTATTCATTTAGTTCTTTAGCCTCGTCGATTATAAGAGAGAAATTTCTAATAAACGAAAAGACtggagagataaaaataaatggcgCTATTGACTTTGAGGAGAATAACAATTATGAAATTCATGTGGATGCTACAGATAAAGGATATCCACCTATGGTTGCTCACTGCACTGTTCTTGTGGAAATCTTGGATGAAAATGATAACGCACCGGAGATAGTCCTTACTTCTTTGTCTCTGCCGGTGAAAGAAGATGCTCCTTTGGGTTCTGTAATCGCCCTGATCAGCGTGTCAGACAAAGACTCTGGTGTCAATGGACAGGTGACCTGCTCCTTGACTAATCATGTCCCCTTCAAGCTGGTGTCCACCTTCAAGAATTACTATTCCCTCGTGCTGGACAGTGCTCTGGACCGAGAGACCACAACAGACTATAAGGTGGTTGTGACAGCCCGCGACGGGGGCTCGCCCTCGCTGTGGGCCACGGCCAGCGTGTCCGTGGAGGTGGCTGACGTGAACGACAATGCTCCACTGTTCGAGCAGCCCGAGTACACAGTGTTCGTGAAGGAGAACAATCCTCCTGGCTCACACATCTTCACAGTGTCAGCGATGGATGCAGACGTACAGGAGAACGCGCTGGTGTCCTACTCACTGGTGGAGCGGAGGGTGGGCGAGCGTTTGCTGTCTAGCTATGTGTCTGTGCACGCAGAGAGCGGCAAGATATTCGCGCTGCAGCCTCTGGACCATGAGGAGCTGGAGCTGCTGCAGTTCCAGGTGAGCGCGCGGGATGCTGGTGTGCCTGCCCTAGGCAGCAATGTGACTCTGCAGGTGTTTGTGCAGGATGAGAATGACAATCCGCCCACTCTGCTCGGGCATCAGTCAGGTGGACCTGCTGGCGAGTTTAGCCAGCTTGTTTCGCGGTCAGTCGGTGCGGGACACGTGGTGTCAAAGGTGCGCGCGGTGGATGTGGACTCCGGTTACAACGCGTGGCTGTCTTATGAGCTGCACCCAGCTGTGGGCACGCGCAGCCCTTTCCGTGTTGGTCTCTACACGGGTGAGATCAGCATGACTCGAGCCCTGGATGAATCTGATTTACCGCGCCAGAGCCTATTGGTGTTGGTGAAGGACCACGGCGAACCTATGTTGATCGCCACTGCCACCGTTCTGGTGTCCCTGGTGGAGAACGGCCAGGTGCCAAAAGCTTCTTCCCAGGGGTTGCCCAACTCCTCCCGCAGGGAGGCGTCGCTGGTGGATGTCAATGTGTACCTGATCATTGCCATTTGTGCAGTGTCAAGCCTGTTGGTGCTCACGTTGCTGCTATACACAGCCCTGCGCTGCTCAGCTGTGCCCATGCAGGCTGGGTGCGGGCTTGGGAAGCCCACTCTGGTGTGCTCAAGCGCTGTCGGGACCTGGTCATACTCACAGCAGAGACAGCAGCGAGTATGCTCAGGAGAGGGTCCTCCCAAGACCGACCTCATGGCTTTTAGCCCTAGTCTTACACCTTGCCCA
Encoded here:
- the LOC110333406 gene encoding protocadherin alpha-7-like, with product MLCLGGAVPEDQLLVLSLLLITVWEVGSGQLHYSVSEEAKHGTFVGRIAQDLELQLPEMVPGFFQLDSKGFGDLLEVNLQNGILFVNSRIDREELCGRSAECSIHLEVIVDRPLQVFHVEVEVRDINDNPPMFPATQKALFIPESSRLDSRFPLEGASDADVGSNALLAYRLSTNEHFSLDVPPNHEQVKPLGLVLRKPLDREEAAEMRLLLTATDGGKPELTGTVQLLITVLDVNDNAPVFDRSLYTVKLPENVPNGTLVIKVNASDLDEGVNGDVMYSFSSDLSSDIKSKFHMDAVSGEITVIGIIDFEESKAYKIPLEARDKGLPPLIGHCTVLVEVVDANDNAPHLNVKTLWLPVKEDAQLGKIIALISVTDLDSGVNGQVTCSLTNHVPFKLVSTFKNYYSLVLDSALDRETISYYDVIVTARDGGFPSLRATASVSVEVADINDNAPAFAQSEYTVFVKENNPPGAHIFTVSAVDVDAQENALVSYSLVEQRVGERLLSSYVSVHAESGKVFALQPLDHEELELLQFQVTARDSGVPTLGSNVTLQVFVLDENDNVPMLLGSGTGGSDGVFNQLLPRSVDPGYVVAKVRAVDADSGYNAWLSYELLSWSGSMRSPFRVGLYTGEISTTRSLDETDGTRQRLLVLVKDHGEPQLTATVTVLVSLVESGQAPKTSSRSSVGVSVTEPSLVDVNVYLIISICAVSSLLVLTLLLYTALRCSATPTGGACGPGKPMLVCSSAVGTWSYSQQRRQRVCSGEGPPKTDLMAFSPGLPPCPGSAEPSVSLDSSAKVSC
- the LOC110333405 gene encoding protocadherin alpha-9 isoform X2, whose product is MRLGNRPEDIRTCGHLRWHIHGLLRQENASVVIPRYLSHGVWRLLLWLLLLATWDAGSGQLHYSVPEEAKHGTFVGRIAQDLGLELTELVPRLFRVASKDRGDLLEVNLQNGILFVNSRIDREELCGRSAECSIHLEVIVDRPLQVFHVEVEVRDINDNPPIFSVAEQKILVAESRLLDSRFPLEGASDADVGENSMLTYKLSSNEFFILDIVNKRGKGKFPVLVLRKLIDREENPQLKLLLTATDGGKPEFTGSVSLLIQVLDVNDNAPVFDRSVYEVKMYENQENQTLVIWLNATDSDEGMNKEVEYSFSSLASSIIREKFLINEKTGEIKINGAIDFEENNNYEIHVDATDKGYPPMVAHCTVLVEILDENDNAPEIVLTSLSLPVKEDAPLGSVIALISVSDKDSGVNGQVTCSLTNHVPFKLVSTFKNYYSLVLDSALDRETTTDYKVVVTARDGGSPSLWATASVSVEVADVNDNAPLFEQPEYTVFVKENNPPGSHIFTVSAMDADVQENALVSYSLVERRVGERLLSSYVSVHAESGKIFALQPLDHEELELLQFQVSARDAGVPALGSNVTLQVFVQDENDNPPTLLGHQSGGPAGEFSQLVSRSVGAGHVVSKVRAVDVDSGYNAWLSYELHPAVGTRSPFRVGLYTGEISMTRALDESDLPRQSLLVLVKDHGEPMLIATATVLVSLVENGQVPKASSQGLPNSSRREASLVDVNVYLIIAICAVSSLLVLTLLLYTALRCSAVPMQAGCGLGKPTLVCSSAVGTWSYSQQRQQRVCSGEGPPKTDLMAFSPSLTPCPVAEVGMENHPAGGDVSGKPRQPNPDWRYSASLRAGMHSSVHLEEAGILRAGPGGPDQQWPTVSSATPEPEAGEVSPPVGAGVNSNSWTFKYGPGNPKQSGPGELPDKFIIPGSPAIISIRQEPANNQIDKSDFITFGKKEETKKKKKKKKGNKTQEKKEKGNSTTDNSDQ